Within the Plesiomonas shigelloides genome, the region ACCCCACCACAGCTGTAGTGACCGCAGATAATGATGTGTTCCACTTGCAGCACGTCTACGGCATATTGCACGACCGACAGGCAGTTAAGATCGGTATGGATCACCAGATTGGCCACGTTACGGTGCACAAACAGTTCACCCGGTGCCATTCCGGTTAGGCGTTCGGCCGGCACGCGGCTATCGGAGCAACCAATCCACAAATAACGCGGCTTTTGGGTCTGGGCCAACCGTTCAAAGTAGGACGGGTCTTCGTTGCTGATATTTTCGGACCAGATCCGGTTATTGTGCATCAGGCGTTCGATGTTGTGCATTGGTGGCGTCCCTGTTAAGTCAGCGTGTCTTGCGTATAATAAAGCTTTGCCAATATAAGGTAACTGACGGGAAAAACAAACGTTAACTGTTACCAAATACCGCACGGTGAATCAGGAGCACAGAGCATATGTATGCGCTGGAAATAAAAGGCTTAACCAAAACCTACAGCAACGGGGTGCAGGCACTGCGTGGCATTGATTTACAAGTGCAAGCTGGGGATTTTTATGCCTTACTCGGCCCTAATGGCGCGGGTAAATCGACCACCATCGGCATCATCAGTTCGCTGGTGAACAAAACGGCCGGTAAGGTGAGTGTGTTTGGTCATGATATCGATACCGATCTGGTTAATGCCAAACGTCAACAAGGTTTGGTGCCGCAGGAATTTAATTTCAACCCGTTTGAAACGGTGTTGCAGATAGTGGTGAATCAGGCCGGTTATTACGGCATCACGCGCCAAGAGGCATTGGTACGCGCCGAAAAATACCTGACCCAACTGGATTTATGGGAAAAGCGCGATAGCCGCGCACGGATGCTCTCTGGCGGGATGAAACGCCGCTTGATGATTGCGCGCGCTTTGATGCATGAGCCGAAACTGTTGATTCTGGATGAACCTACAGCAGGGGTGGACATCGAGTTGCGTCGTTCGATGTGGAGTTTTCTGCAAGAGCTTAATGCGCTGGGCACCACCATCATTTTGACGACCCACTATCTGGAAGAAGCCGAGATGCTGTGCCGTAATATCGGCATTATTCAAGGTGGCGAGCTGATTGAAAACACTTCGATGAAATCGCTGCTGGCGAAGCTGGAGAACGAGACCTTTATCTTGGATCTGGCGCCGCACAGCCCACTCCCTAATCTGACCGGTTATCAGGCAACGCTCTTGGATACCAATACATTGGAAGTGGTGGTCGCGCGCGAGCAAGGGCTAAACGGCATTTTCTCTCAGCTAAGTCAGCAAGGTATCCGTGTGCTGAGTATGCGTAATAAAGCCAACCGCTTGGAAGAGCTGTTTGTCACGTTGGTTCGCGGTGAGCAAGAGGAAGAGGAAGAGCAGGCATGATGCGTTTATATTGGGTTGCGCTGCAAAGTATCTGGATTAAAGAGATCACCCGCTTTATGCGGATTTGGGTGCAGACGCTGGTGCCGCCAGTGATCACCATGTCGCTCTATTTTGTGATTTTCGGCAACTTGATTGGCTCGCGCATTGGCGACATGCATGGGTTTACCTACATGCAGTTTATCGTGCCGGGGCTGATCATGATGTCGGTGATCACCAACTCGTATTCCAACGTAGCCTCGTCGTTTTTTAGCTCCAAGTTTCAGCGTAACGTGGAAGAGCTGCTGGTGGCACCGGTGCCGACTCATGTGATTATCTGGGGTTATGTCGGTGGTGGTGTGGCGCGCGGTTTGTGTGTCGGTGCCATGGTGACCGCGGTGTCACTGTTCTTCATTCCGTTGGAAGTGCAGCATTGGTGGGTGGTGGTAACCACGTTACTGCTGACGTCTATCGTATTTGCGCTCGGTGGCCTGATTAACGCGGTGTATGCCCGTACCTTTGATGACATCAGCATCATTCCAACCTTTGTACTGACCCCATTGACCTATCTGGGCGGCGTCTTTTACTCCCTGACCTTGCTGCCACCGTTCTGGCAAGGGGTATCGCGCTTAAACCCGATTGTGTACATGATCAGTGGTTTTCGTGAGGGCTTTCTCGGCATTTCCGACGTCGGTTTACCGATGACCTTCGGCGTGCTGCTGATGTTCGTGCTGGGGCTGTATGCCTTTGCGTGGCATCTGATTTCCCGTGGCGTGGGTTTGCGCAGCTAATGTCGCTAATGTAACTCATTTAGTGCAATGCATGGCGAGCTTTAAGCTGTATGCGGTTAGCTTGCCAAGATGGGGATATTTCCTTTTCAATCCCGCCCGACAGGCATGCCTGCGGCGGGATTTTTTGTGCTCAGCGATGGTGTATCTGATGCTGCGTTAAGCCAGCATCGGACAACTGACGACCTGATTGCGTCCTTGCTGTTTGGCGCGATACATCGCCTGATCGGCGCGATTCAATGCTGACGACAGGCTCTCTTGCGCGTGATTAGCCGCAATCCCAATACTCACCGTTACCTGCTCACCGTGAGCAAACGAATGGCGAGCAATCTGCTGGCACAGTGCTGAGGCGTGGCGTTCGACTTGTGACAACGGATAATCGTGTAGCGCGATAATAAACTCCTCACCGCCCCAGCGGGCAATCATCCCAATTCCCGGTGTGTGTTCGCGCAGCAATCGTGCAATGCCGGTCAGTACTTGATCGCCACTGTGGTGGCCAAAGCGGTCGTTAATTTTTTTGAAATGATCGATATCGATAAACAGCAAGCATAACTTTCCAGCTGTCGCGTGATATTGCGGCCAGAGCGTTTCGAGGTGTTTTTGTGCCCAGCCTCGGTTATAGAGTTGGGTGAGCGGATCTTCACTGGCCAGCTTGGCGGTGCGGCGCAGTGCATGTTTAAGCGCTTGGGTTTTATGGTTAATACGCCATTGCATCAAGGTACGGTTTGCCAAGTTCTCTTCTTGCATCTGGCCGAGCATCAGCAAAGGCAAACCAATCGAAATAATCAAAATCGCCCAGTAGGCTAAGCGGTGATTATCACATGATAGCGCATGAAACAGCAGATTGTGTGACGACAAGGTGAGCCCTTGCAAGCCGAGCAGAAAGACGCAGGCGGTAGCCCCCAGATAGCGAAACTGCAGCACCAGCCACACCGAGCAAATAAATATAAACACACTGAAAATAGGATGATAAATAGCCAGCAAGAGTGGTATTGGCAACATGAGCCAGCCGGCATAGTGTATCCATTTTACCTGCAGTCCGCGAAACTGCTGCAGCATCAGGGTGTACAGCAAAGGTACTAATAAAAACATGCCCAGCGTGTTATTCAGGCCTTGGGTGAGGATGTAACACAGCCAGTTGAGTTCGCTATCTGAAGTGATCAATTGTCGACGTTGAGCGATGAATACCACGCCTTGTAACGCGGCGCTGATAAAAGGCACGGTACAGCACATCCACGTAAAACGCAGCAACATCAGTTGGCTCCAACGCGCCCAGATTTTGCCTGGAATACGCCAGATCCGAAAGCCAAGCCACGCCTCAAAACAGTCAATCAGACTGGCCAGTATGCTGGATACGAGACTATTGCCAAGTTCGGTCAGCCCTTCACTCAATGAGCCAATATCTTGCACATTAAATTGCAGATACAGGATTTGTTGATCGGTGCTCAGCAGCGAGTAATACCCGTTGACGGCAAAGGAGGCGCAAAAAATCCAAGGTAAGGCTCGCTTGCCGTAGCGGCAATACATCAACAGACCGATACCGGCGGGTAACCACAACAGTGCCAAGCTTTTGGGTGCTAGCTCCGTTAACTGTATGCTCAAGTAGCCAAAGCCAATATAACTGATCGCCCAGGCAAGCAGAGCCAGACATGAAGAACGTGCTAGACGGTGCATAAATAATAAAGGTGATAACCCAAAAGTGGTATCTTACATTACAGAGCGTCTGTTTCAGAGTTTTCCTTTAATTTATATCACTTATTTATAGTTTCATTGTGTTAATTGATTATATTCTGGCTATTAACGCTTTATGGTGGTGATTTTACGGGGTTTTATTTTGTGATTTTTGTTGGTGATGATCACGGGCGGTAATAAAATGGTTGTGAATAGTTAACCAATAATTAAGCAATTACATGCGGTGCCATAATAAGGGAAGATGGTACGGTATCAAGATTGATGACGCGCATCCGGAATACCGGATACGCGTAGGAGATCGGGCTTAGTGCGGCACTTAGGCTACCTGAACGGGGATAGCGCGGGCTTGGCGTTTCAGATTATTGTGCTCATCGAAGTAGGCGACCATCGGCTTATGCCGACGTGCTTCTTCATCGCTGACTTGCACATAAGCGCAGATGATCAGCAAATCACCGACACTGGCTTTATGCGCCGCGGCACCGTTGACCGAGATGATTTTCGAGCCGCGTTCGGCGGCAATCGCGTACGTTGAGAAACGCTCACCATTGGTCACGTTGTACAGATCAATGGCTTCATATTCTAAAATTCCGGCCGCCTCCAGAAAATCCACATCGATGGCGCAGGAGCCTTCATAATGCAGATCGGCTTGGGTTACGGTGACCCGGTGCAGTTTGCCGCGCAGCATGGTTCGTTGCATAACTTTCAATCCTTTGTACGACTGACTCGCTGTACTGAATTTGTTGAAGTACAGGCGATGGCAGCACTTGCCAGCCCCTGTACCGCACTGTACGAGACGGCAAAGGGCGCGTTATCGTACAGCTTTTAACCAGCACACTATTCCCTAATCAGGGGTGAATGTCTACTACCATATTGTCGATCAGGCGCGCTTTGCCCAGCCATGCCGCCATCAGTAATACGGCCTGTTGGCTAGTCGTATCCAGCGGTTGCAAGCTGTGTGCATCGCGGATAAAGAGCTCATCGGCGCGTAATCCGGCTGCGGCCAGCGCTTCTTTGCCGTCCGCAATGATTTGCTCACTGGCCATCGGCTGCTGTTGCAGTGCGCTGGCCATCTGTTGCATCACGCGATACAAGGCGGGTGCTTGTGCTCGCTCTTCAGCGCTCAGGTAGCCATTGCGTGAGCTTAAAGCCAAGCCATCGGCCGCACGCACAGTCGGCACACCGACAATCTCAATATCAAAGGCCAGATCAGCCACCATTTGCCGGATCAGCGCCAGCTGTTGGTAATCTTTTTGCCCGAAGCAGGCCACATCCGGTTGCACTAAGTGGAACAGGGTGCTGACGACGGTTGCGACACCACGAAAGTGTCCCGGACGGCAAGCGCCTTCCAGAATGCTGGAAATGGCCGGGACATCGACAATCGCCTGATTGTGCATCCCACGTGGGTAAATGGCGTTGGCATCGGGGGTAAACACCGCGTGAACCCCAACCGCGCGCAGTTTGGCGCAGTCTTGCTCGAGGGTGCGCGGATAGTTGGCCAGATCGTTGGCATTATCAAATTGCAGTGGATTGACGAAGATGCTGGCAATCACCACATCGGCACGCGCTGCCGCTTCGCGCATCAAGGTCAGGTGACCGTCGTGCAAGTTGCCCATGGTCGGAACGAAGGCAATGCGCTGGCCGCTACTTTTTAGGCGGCGAATTTCACGACGTAAAATCAGGGGCGTTTCAATGATCAGCATGCTGTACTCCTTCACCTCGGGGAGCGGCGTGAAACCTGATGCTCCCCGAAGCCTATGCGTGTTAAGCCCGATGTGTCCGAACGGGGATATCTTAGTTGAAGGTGTGTTCGGCGGCGGGGAATAAACTTTGCTCGACTTCACTGACGTACTGGCGGATCGCTTGGCGGATATCACCGGTTTCAGCCAGATAGTTTTTGGAGAATTTCGGCATGTAGTTGGCGGAAATCCCCAGCGCATCGTGCATCACCAGAATTTGGCCATCGGTGCTGACACCGGCGCCGATCCCAATCACCGGAATCAGCAAACGGCGGGTGATCTCTTCGGCCAAGGCGGCCGGAACGCATTCCAGTACCAGCATTTGGGCACCGGCTTGTTGCAAGGTTAATGCATCGTGCAGGATTTGCTCGGCAGCTTCGGCATTGCGCCCTTGCACCTTGTAGCCACCAATCAGGTTGACCGATTGTGGGGTGAGGCCTAAATGGGCACAAACCGGTACGGCGCGCTCGGTCAACATCCGAATAGTGTCACTTAACCAGCTACCACCTTCCAGTTTGACCATGTTAGCACCAGCTTGCATCAGGCGAGCGGCATTGTGACAGGCTTGTTCGGGGGTGGCGTAACTCATGAACGGCATGTCGGCCAGCAGCAGACACTCTGGCGCGCCGCGCCGTACGCAGCGGGTATGGTAGGCAATCTCATCAACGGTGACCGGCAGGGTGTCGTCCTGTCCTTGCAGCACCATACCGAGTGAATCGCCGACCAGCATCACGGGGACGCCTTGCTCGGTGAACAGTTTGGCAAAGCTGGCATCATAAGCGGTAATGGAAGCGAACTTGCGCCCTTCCTGCTTCCACTGACGCAGGTGGGTGAGTGTGATCTTACTCATGCAGACCCTTCTTCTGTTGTGTGAACATCATTGTTCAAGTTTCTCATGCGCATGTGTATGGGCATGGGGTTGACGCTGGCGGCGTCAAATTAGGCGTCCTGCCAGCGCTCCAGATTATTCCTTGCCACCTGACTGACCCAGTGTTGCAGCGTGCTGCCATCTGGCAACACCAACGCGGGGGCGATTTCCGCCAACGGATAGAGCACAAACTCACGCGTGCGCATGCCGTAATGGGGAATGATCAAGTTGGGGTGATCTATCTGCTGATCACCGTACAGTAAAATATCCAGATCCAAAGTACGTGGGCCCCAACGTTCGGCTTTGCGTACCCGGCCTTGTTGTAACTCAATTTGCTGCGTGGCGTCCAGCAGTGCTAGTGGCGTCAGCGTGGTATCCAGCGCCGCCACGGCATTGATGTAATCCGGCTGATCTTGCGGCCCCATCGGTTTGCTGCGATACAGCCCAGAGACCGCTACCAGACGACTGTCTGGTAGCGCAGCTAACGCGCGGATCGCCGCGCGCGCTTGTTGCACCGGCTCGACTAAATTACTGCCGATCGCGATGTAGGTACGGATCATTCGGCGGCCTTTTTCGCGGCCGGACGACGGCGACGGAAATGCGGACGACGTGGACGACGCGGTTTATCGCTGCTGTTACCGCCTTCACGGCCCAGATCGCGCATCAGATCATTGCGCTGATCGCCGTTGCTGGCTTGGAAATCGGCCCACCACTGCACCAGGGTTTGCAATTCGCGACCTTCTAGGCCGGCGCGCAGCTCCAGCAAATCAAAACCGGCGCGGAATTTCGGATGCTCCAGCAAGCGCAGCGCTTTTTTACCCTGACGGCGTGGCAGACGCAGTTGCAGCATCCAGATATCACGGATCAAGGTGGTCAACCGGCGCGGAATGGCCAGTGTTTTGCACTGCTCATCCAAAATGTCATTCATGGCCAGCATGAAAGCATCGTAGTAAGTCAGGCCGCTTTCGTGCGCAATTTCGTGCGCGCGCTCAGCCAGTGGGTACCACAGCATGGTCGCGAATAAGAAGGCTGGGTTAACACGCTTACCTTCTTGAATGCGCACATCGGTATTGTGCAGCACGCGCTCCAGCATTCGCTCTAGCTGGCTGTCTTCATGCTGGGTGAAACCGGCGGCGATGGTCGGGAACAGTTGCTGGAACAGGTTGTATTGGCGCAGCAATTTGTAGGTTTGCAGACCATAACCGGCTTGCAGCAGCTTGAGGGATTCTTCAAACAGGCGTGCCGGCGGAATGCTGTGCAGCAGGTAGGCCAGTTCTGGAATCGGATCGGCCGTTTCTGGGGTCAGCGTCATCTCGAGTTTGACCGCAAAGCGGATCGCGCGCAGCATCCGCACCGGATCTTCGCGATAGCGAGTTTGCGGATCGCCAATCAAGCGCAGGACGCGATTGTGCAAGTCTTCCACGCCGTTGGCGTAGTCACGAATACTGAAATCGGCGATGTTGTAGTACAGGCCGTTGACGGTAAAGTCGCGGCGCTGCGCATCTTCATCAATGTTGCCGTACACGTTGTCGCGCAGCAGCATACCGCCATCGGATTGGGTGGATTGCTGCGGTTGCAGATCGTCTTCCGCTTCTTCGTGGCTATGATGGCCGCGGAAGGTCGCCACTTCGATCACCTCTTCGCCAAACAGCACGTGAGCCAGCCGGAAACGGCGGCCAACCAGTCGGCAGTTTCGGAACAGGCGACGGACTTGTTCAGGGGTGGCATTGGTGGAAACGTCAAAATCTTTTGGATGTTTGCCGAGCAGCAGATCGCGCACTCCGCCGCCAACCAGATAGGCTTCGTAACCGGCTTTATGCAGGCGATACAATACCTTCAGCGCGTTTTCACTGATGTCTTTGCGGGAGATTCCGTGGTGCTCGCGCGGAATAATGATAGGACCTGTCTGGGTGGCTGGGGTCTCAGCCGTCGGAGTGTCTGACTGTCCGAGCACTTTACGACAGAAATTGGCTACGCGTGTAAAAATGGTACACCTCACAAGGGTTATACCGCGCACCGGATCGGCTCCACGCTCTGGTGGGAGCAACTGATCTCTCCGTGCTGCGGCAACGCAAAAAACCGTACAGGCCGCGATCATGGCGGCTACGGTCAGTAATTGTGGCTAATAATAACGCAGCCCCCGCCAATTGAGAATGGCGGAGAGCGCGGCTTTTACCGCACCAGTCTGGATGACGAGGCGAAATGGCCACGATTTAGGTCTTATCTGGCGCTCTTTTCAGGGGTGCAGTGGCGGGATCTCGCTATGGCGACGCGGGATGCGCTGCAAATCCCAATGCGTGATAGCCCATTGCAGCAGCTCATCGATGCTGCCTTGCTGCCAATCCGTCGGCAATACTTGACCTAAAAATTGCAGCGCCCGTGCCAGATGTGGCAAAGGATTCGCTGGGTCGATAGCGGTCGCGTGGTTTTGCTTGGACAGCTTGCTGCCATCAGCATTGACCACTAATGGCAAATGCAGAAAATCTGGCACCGGCGCGTTTAAACGCTGATACAGGGCGATTTGGCGCACCGTTGGCTCCAGTAAATCAGCGCCGCGCACAATTTCGGTCATTCCTTGGTGAATATCATCAATTACCACTGCCAGATTATAGGCGAACAGCCCATCGCGGCGGCGGATAATAAAGTCCTCTTCGGCCAGTGCGGTGGGCACGCTAACTTCACCAAAGAGCTGGTCGGTAAACCGGTACACCGGTTGGTGCTGGTAGAGGCGTAGCGCCGCATCCTTGGCATCATAACCTAAATGACGGCAATGGCCGTTGTAGCCGTCGCCCATCGCTTGGCGTTGCTGGCGTGAGCAGCGACAGTAATAGGCATCCCCTTGCTGCAGTAGGGTGTCGATCACCGCTTGATAGGCGGCATGGCGCTGCGATTGGTAGACAATCGGACCATCCCAATACAGGTGATAGGCTTCGAGGGTGCGGATAATGCGCTCACTGGCGCCAGCGACTTCGCGCGGCGGATCGATATCTTCGATACGCAGTTGCCACACCCCTTGGCGGTGGCGGGCCTGTAAGAAGCTGCCGAGGGCGGCGACTAAAGAGCCGAAATGCAGATCACCGGACGGCGACGGAGCAAAGCGGCCGACATAACGCAGTTCATTCATGGTGGTCGTGATGACAGATAAGGCAGTCGGTATGCGCATTATCCTAATACAATTCTGCGCGGCTGAGTATGGCGGATGGCCGCCGGCATGGCGCTAAAACGGCACCGATCGCAATAAAGGCTACGCGCAATAAAGACTGCGCAATAAAGACAGCGCAATAAAAGACAAAAGGGAGCCTTGGCTCCCTTCTGGTTTGGCGTATTGACGGTAATTAACCGGCCATCTGCTTTTCGCGGATCTCGGCCAGTGTCTTACAGTCGATGCACAGATCAGCGGTCGGACGAGCTTCAAGGCGGCGGATCCCGATTTCAACGCCGCAGGACTCGCAGAAACCGAAATCATCTTCTTCGATCTTCAGCAGAGTCTTCTCGATCTTCTTGATCAGCTTACGCTCACGATCACGGTTACGCAGTTCCAGGCTGAACTCTTCTTCCTGTGCCGCCCGGTCAACCGGGTCTGGGAAGTTAGCTGCTTCATCCTGCATATGGGTAACTGTGCGATCGACCTCAACCCTGAGCTGATTACGCCATGCCTCAAGAATCTTTCTGAAATGCGCAAGCTGAGCGTCATTCATGTACTCTTCGCCCGGTTTTTCCTGGTAAGGATCAACACCGGCGATGGCAAGAATGCCCAGAGACGATTTCCTGATTTGGCCTTCTGGCATGCTGCTTCTCCTAAATTCGCGCTACCCACCCCCTGTGGGGGGTAAAAATTAGGCCGCTATAAATAGCAGAAGGATACCGGTATGGCAATTCTTCGCATCCATGCTGTGAAGATAAGCGCAATTTACCGGCTCATTCCGCCCACGATAGCGGCGTATTAAGCACCATGCCTTGCGCCGAGAGGGTTGCTTGATAGCAAATCACCTCGACGCCCTGCTGTACTGCCGCGGTCAACATCCGAGCATAATCCGGGTCAATATGCCGGGCAGCACGTACCTGTGTGATCCCGCTGTGCAAGACGGCGAAGAACAGCACAGCCCGTTTTCCCTGTTGAGCCATTTGCGTCAGTTCGCGAAGGTGCTTTTGTCCGCGAACCGTAACGGCATCGGGAAAGTATCCACACTGTTGTTGCAGTAAGGTGACAGACTTCACTTCAATATAGCAGTCAGCGCGTTTTGGATCGCTTAGCAGCAGATCTATTCTGCTGTTTTCCTCACCGTAACGCACTTCCCGTGCAATTTGTGTATAGCCCACCAGCTCCGAAATACGATTGGCGCGCAAGGCTTCTTCCACCAAGGCGTTGGCGCGTAGTGTATTTACGCAGATCCAGTCACCCGCGGCGGTTTCGGTAAGCTCCCAGCTATGCCGGTATTTACGCTTCGGATTTTCGGAGGCGGAGTACCATACCCGATCTCCGGGCGTTGCGCACCCTGTCATTGCACCGGTATTGGCGCAATGCAACGTCATTGTGTTTCCGTCCGGCATTTCAATGTCAGCCAGAAAGCGTTTGTAACGGCGAATTAAGCGGCCGCATTCCAAAGGGGGATCAAACTGCATGGGGGGCTCCCAATGACCAACGTTGTAGCTCCGTATAACGGCTACCGCGCGGTGTAAGTTCTGAACAGTACAGAGAAAAATGGCTAAAGCTGACTGACCACCCCGGCGTTTGTGACGGCAGGATCAGCGGATGATGGGCGCGTCGAAACAAGGTGATATGTGGGCTAAACGGGGTCGCCGGTTGCGGCAAACCACAGCGCACCGCGGCGGCGCGCAGTGCCGAGGCCAGCGCCAATAGCGGCCGTGGGCTATACCGAGGGCCGAGCCAGATAATGCCGGCTTTCGGCCAGTGACCGAGGTTATCCAGCGTCAGACTAAAGGGCTGGTTTTGCAGCCGCTCGGCAATGCGGCACACACTATCGCGCTGCACCGGTCGGGTCTCGCCGAGAAAGGCCAGTGTCAGATGCAGCTGGGTGGCCGGCGTTGGGCGCGCCGGACGCTGAACATCAAAGGTCTGGTTGCGCCAATGCACAATATTGCGCGCCAACGTCGGCTGTAGGGTCAACGTAAAGAAAAGGCGCTGGGTGCAGCTCACGGGCATCTCTTTATATAACAAAATAGTCTCGGTTGACGGTCATTTCAGGTTATTTACGCGCAGGTCTACCTGTCTCGCATTTTGCGCATCAGAGTACAGGTTGCAAGGGGTTTGCTACAATGCGCCGGCCTGATTTTTACGACGACAGCTTGGCTTTGTGTGTTGAGCTGGTTTGCCTGGTGTATGAGTTATGACCATGACTGCTCCTGATTTACCGATCTGCGCTGTGATCCCTGACGTACTGGCTGCATTGCAGCAGCATCCGGCGGTATTGCTTAGCGCGCCGCCTGGCGCGGGCAAGTCGACCTATTTGCCGCTGACGCTGCTGGAGCAGCCGTGGCTGAGCGGAACGATTTTACTGCTGGAGCCGCGCCGCTTAGCTGCGCGCAGTATCGCCGAGCGTTTGAGCAGTCAGCTCGGTGAGCGCTGCGGGCAAACCGTGGGCTACCGGATGCGTGCCGAAGCCAAGGTCAGCGCCGCGACGCGCTTGGAAGTGGTGACAGAAGGCGTATTAACCCGCCGCTTGCAGCAAGACCCCGAGTTGAACGGGGTGAGCCTGATTATTTTTGATGAATTTCATGAGCGCAGCGTGCAAGCCGAGCTGGCGTTGGCCTTGGCGCTGGATGTGCAAGAAGGGCTGCGTGATGACCTACGCCTGCTGGTGATGTCGGCCACCTTAGATGATCAGGGGCTGCGTAATTTGTTGCCTGATGCGCCGTTGGTCAGCTCAGCGGGGCGAGCCCATCCGGTCACGGTGTTGCATCAACCTTATCCGCCGCATCAAGCGCTGGAAGAGGCGGTTAGTCAGGCGGTGTGTCAGCTGCTAGTGCAGGAATCGGGCTCTGCGTTGGTGTTTTTACCCGGCATGGGCGAGATAGAGCGCGTCAGTCGCCGTCTCGAGGGGCGCTTGCCGCCGGATACGCAGGTGTGTCCGCTGTATGGCGCGCTCACCTTGGCCGAGCAGCAACGGGCAATTGCGCCCGCACCCAGTGGGCAGCGCAAAGTGGTGCTGGCGACCAATTTGGCGGAAACCAGTTTGACTATCGAAGGTGTGCGCTTGGTGATCGATAGCGGCACCGAGCGACTGGCCAGTTTTGACCCGCGTAGCGGTCTGACCCGTTTGCAAACCACGCGAATCGCCAAGGCATCGATGACCCAGCGCGCAGGGCGTGCGGGTCGTACCGAGCCGGGCGTGTGTCTGCGCCTGTACAGCAGCGAACAAGCAGAACGCGCCGCCGAGTTTACGCCGCCGGAGCTGTGCCGCAGCGATTTA harbors:
- the dksA gene encoding RNA polymerase-binding protein DksA is translated as MPEGQIRKSSLGILAIAGVDPYQEKPGEEYMNDAQLAHFRKILEAWRNQLRVEVDRTVTHMQDEAANFPDPVDRAAQEEEFSLELRNRDRERKLIKKIEKTLLKIEEDDFGFCESCGVEIGIRRLEARPTADLCIDCKTLAEIREKQMAG
- the gluQRS gene encoding tRNA glutamyl-Q(34) synthetase GluQRS, whose translation is MNELRYVGRFAPSPSGDLHFGSLVAALGSFLQARHRQGVWQLRIEDIDPPREVAGASERIIRTLEAYHLYWDGPIVYQSQRHAAYQAVIDTLLQQGDAYYCRCSRQQRQAMGDGYNGHCRHLGYDAKDAALRLYQHQPVYRFTDQLFGEVSVPTALAEEDFIIRRRDGLFAYNLAVVIDDIHQGMTEIVRGADLLEPTVRQIALYQRLNAPVPDFLHLPLVVNADGSKLSKQNHATAIDPANPLPHLARALQFLGQVLPTDWQQGSIDELLQWAITHWDLQRIPRRHSEIPPLHP
- the thpR gene encoding RNA 2',3'-cyclic phosphodiesterase — translated: MSCTQRLFFTLTLQPTLARNIVHWRNQTFDVQRPARPTPATQLHLTLAFLGETRPVQRDSVCRIAERLQNQPFSLTLDNLGHWPKAGIIWLGPRYSPRPLLALASALRAAAVRCGLPQPATPFSPHITLFRRAHHPLILPSQTPGWSVSFSHFSLYCSELTPRGSRYTELQRWSLGAPHAV
- the sfsA gene encoding DNA/RNA nuclease SfsA, with product MQFDPPLECGRLIRRYKRFLADIEMPDGNTMTLHCANTGAMTGCATPGDRVWYSASENPKRKYRHSWELTETAAGDWICVNTLRANALVEEALRANRISELVGYTQIAREVRYGEENSRIDLLLSDPKRADCYIEVKSVTLLQQQCGYFPDAVTVRGQKHLRELTQMAQQGKRAVLFFAVLHSGITQVRAARHIDPDYARMLTAAVQQGVEVICYQATLSAQGMVLNTPLSWAE